The Campylobacter volucris genome contains a region encoding:
- a CDS encoding replication initiation protein, whose translation MQATKKTNKKRIQKAVVTQNNRFVYAKYDMNTNELKMFMWIVAQINSQKDTLFQVCQMPLNQIFEVLNHQSEENYTYVKNLIDNMARKTYIEDFKLLDEKTMKEIEIHRAMPLFQFLEYKKGASNISYKLNDSLMEYLLEQKRDFTQLKFSDIQQMKSAYSIRIYNMLLCELKQNRQNLKINLSVLQNLLEVPKSLYEWFDFNRRVLKQAEKDINSKSNLVLLDIKTYKTGRKITDLEFIFDYKNNDKRIAQEKLKEENLFKKLKEILSSYIGKSIYDDRFGEMIISHYEHNEEDKKISIIAQRKSDDKFVAFGVKNFKDIKSLEKLKDKAEELFYLDKQRVLKAKEAQKYRNLFN comes from the coding sequence ATGCAAGCAACAAAAAAAACAAACAAAAAAAGAATACAAAAAGCCGTAGTAACTCAAAATAATCGCTTTGTATATGCAAAATACGATATGAATACTAATGAACTTAAAATGTTTATGTGGATAGTAGCTCAAATTAATAGTCAAAAAGATACTTTATTTCAAGTGTGTCAAATGCCTTTAAATCAAATATTTGAAGTTTTAAATCATCAAAGTGAAGAAAATTATACTTATGTAAAAAATTTAATTGACAATATGGCGAGAAAAACTTATATCGAAGATTTTAAGTTGCTTGATGAAAAAACTATGAAAGAAATTGAAATTCATAGAGCCATGCCATTATTTCAATTTTTAGAATATAAAAAAGGAGCTTCAAATATTAGTTATAAATTAAATGATAGCCTTATGGAGTATTTATTAGAGCAAAAAAGAGATTTTACGCAATTAAAATTTAGCGATATACAGCAGATGAAGTCAGCTTATAGCATAAGAATTTATAATATGCTACTTTGTGAATTAAAACAAAACAGACAAAATCTTAAAATAAATCTTTCAGTATTGCAAAATCTTTTAGAAGTTCCGAAAAGTCTTTATGAATGGTTTGATTTTAATCGCAGAGTATTAAAACAAGCAGAAAAAGATATAAATAGCAAATCTAATTTAGTTTTATTAGATATTAAAACTTATAAAACAGGGCGTAAAATAACAGACTTAGAGTTTATTTTTGATTATAAAAATAACGATAAGCGTATCGCACAGGAAAAGCTAAAAGAAGAAAATTTATTTAAAAAACTCAAAGAAATATTAAGTTCTTACATAGGCAAATCAATTTATGATGATAGATTTGGCGAAATGATTATAAGTCATTACGAACATAATGAAGAAGATAAAAAGATTTCGATCATCGCTCAAAGAAAAAGCGATGATAAATTTGTGGCTTTTGGTGTCAAAAACTTCAAAGATATTAAAAGTTTAGAAAAGCTAAAAGATAAAGCAGAAGAGTTGTTTTATTTAGATAAACAAAGAGTTTTAAAAGCAAAAGAAGCTCAAAAATATAGAAATCTTTTTAATTGA
- a CDS encoding HmcD domain-containing protein — MKKFLFMLMFLSNCVFASDELNIDSLFKKQIGLRSITTISLLSTGNPHSYYIYPNIGINGDLNVWNDTKQLYLNQTFIYTLAPKLDILISGGGSYARQEYNNIISGAFTSKNTLNFDSLWVGFIYTGDSIADFIPQIKFQTSIVQREKTVMQTKNFYFQSQNLEASLRGYSDPVVYSIYTGFGYNAERKFKIARIAYGNSIYFGGNLSIILSPKITLDLGAEQRFQTEQKINGIKNSEVRSIPTISGGSTYSINEDTAVSVSASLGGSSAAPDAIFGISLWKKF; from the coding sequence ATGAAAAAATTTTTATTTATGTTGATGTTTTTATCAAATTGTGTTTTTGCTAGTGATGAGCTAAATATAGATAGTTTGTTTAAAAAACAAATAGGTTTAAGAAGTATTACTACCATATCTTTACTTAGCACAGGAAATCCACATTCTTATTATATCTATCCAAATATAGGTATTAATGGGGATTTAAATGTGTGGAATGATACTAAACAATTATATTTAAATCAAACTTTTATTTATACACTAGCACCTAAATTAGATATTCTTATTTCTGGTGGTGGAAGTTATGCAAGACAAGAATATAATAATATTATTTCAGGAGCTTTTACAAGTAAAAATACTTTAAATTTTGATTCTTTGTGGGTAGGATTTATTTATACAGGAGATAGTATTGCAGATTTTATACCACAGATTAAATTTCAAACTTCAATTGTGCAAAGAGAAAAAACTGTAATGCAAACTAAAAATTTTTATTTTCAATCTCAAAATTTAGAAGCTAGTTTAAGGGGATATAGCGATCCTGTGGTATATAGTATTTATACCGGTTTTGGATATAACGCTGAAAGAAAATTTAAAATTGCAAGGATAGCTTATGGCAATAGTATATATTTTGGTGGAAATTTATCAATAATTTTAAGTCCAAAAATTACTTTGGATTTAGGAGCAGAACAAAGATTTCAAACAGAACAAAAAATTAATGGAATTAAAAATTCTGAAGTAAGATCTATCCCTACCATTAGTGGCGGATCTACATATAGTATAAATGAAGATACAGCTGTTTCTGTTAGTGCTAGTTTGGGCGGAAGTTCTGCTGCTCCAGATGCAATTTTTGGTATTAGTTTATGGAAAAAATTTTAA
- a CDS encoding C39 family peptidase, which produces MEKILKILLIVFIQPLFLKAEFIVKSYQEIKNEKVIRQTYEESCGASSLATLINMIDDKNFMELDLLKIMSDQELYTDMVSFADLSDAVRKLGYESNSYQINRDNLNKLINIPMLVKIENDPRFPHFVVIINYKGGYLQVFDPSYGEYISSKREFFSIWDRYNKGGYALIVAPKKELKKFKLNIPKHLFFEIEPFGIN; this is translated from the coding sequence ATGGAAAAAATTTTAAAAATATTGCTTATAGTGTTTATACAGCCTTTATTTTTAAAAGCAGAATTTATAGTAAAGTCTTATCAAGAAATCAAGAATGAAAAAGTTATAAGACAAACATATGAAGAATCTTGCGGAGCTTCATCTTTAGCAACTTTAATTAATATGATTGACGATAAGAACTTTATGGAATTAGATCTTTTAAAAATTATGAGTGATCAAGAGCTTTATACCGATATGGTAAGTTTTGCAGATTTAAGTGATGCTGTAAGAAAATTAGGATATGAAAGTAATTCTTATCAAATAAATAGAGACAATTTAAATAAGCTTATTAATATTCCAATGCTTGTAAAAATTGAAAACGACCCACGCTTTCCACATTTTGTGGTAATTATTAATTATAAAGGGGGTTATTTACAAGTATTTGATCCAAGCTATGGAGAGTATATAAGTTCTAAAAGAGAATTTTTTAGCATTTGGGATAGATATAATAAAGGTGGATATGCTTTAATTGTAGCACCAAAAAAAGAATTGAAGAAATTTAAATTAAATATACCAAAACATTTATTTTTTGAAATAGAACCTTTTGGTATAAATTAA